From a single Chloroflexota bacterium genomic region:
- a CDS encoding DUF1802 family protein, which produces MSLPISSRLALKEWAVAVKALAKGEQILILRKGGIHREDKAFRVVHPEFLLFPTYEHQNRDLVRAGSHDDLEQTLAEYDNPEKVDFGYWCEVTDKFEVSEQTALDEIAPYHIWTSDYANKRLRWRPKQPLTIALLRMYALEQPQALPVLGEYGGCKSWVDLAEDVHLGDMTPVLSDDAYEAQAKVIRAALN; this is translated from the coding sequence ATGTCCCTGCCAATCAGTTCCAGACTAGCCTTGAAAGAGTGGGCGGTCGCAGTAAAAGCGCTCGCCAAAGGTGAGCAGATTCTCATCCTGCGCAAGGGTGGAATTCACCGTGAGGACAAGGCTTTTCGAGTCGTTCATCCCGAGTTTCTGCTGTTCCCGACATACGAACACCAGAACCGCGACCTCGTCAGGGCTGGCAGCCACGACGATTTGGAGCAGACGCTTGCCGAGTACGACAACCCGGAAAAGGTTGATTTCGGCTACTGGTGTGAGGTTACGGACAAGTTCGAGGTCAGCGAGCAAACTGCGCTGGACGAAATCGCGCCGTATCACATATGGACTTCCGATTACGCCAACAAGCGCCTGCGCTGGCGTCCCAAGCAGCCATTGACGATTGCGCTGTTGCGAATGTATGCTCTGGAACAACCGCAAGCACTCCCGGTGCTCGGCGAATATGGCGGCTGCAAGTCTTGGGTCGACCTGGCGGAAGACGTGCATCTGGGCGATATGACGCCCGTACTCAGCGACGACGCATACGAAGCGCAAGCGAAAGTAATCCGCGCTGCGCTAAACTAG